The proteins below are encoded in one region of Sporosarcina sp. FSL K6-1508:
- a CDS encoding GAF domain-containing protein codes for MFQGLDYATDLKVKYKQLASQLDALLTGEENMYANLSNASALLNQFFDRINWVGFYLKDENELVLGPFQGLPACIRIPFGKGVCGTAAESNKSIIVPDVNAFPGHIACDAASQSEVVIPISKDGVLLGVLDIDSPELNRFTAEDLIGLEHFVEVLIKHI; via the coding sequence TTGTTTCAAGGTCTTGACTATGCTACTGATTTAAAAGTGAAGTATAAACAGCTCGCAAGTCAATTAGATGCGTTGTTGACGGGTGAGGAAAATATGTACGCAAACCTGAGCAACGCTTCTGCATTACTCAATCAATTTTTCGATCGCATCAATTGGGTCGGATTTTACTTGAAGGACGAGAACGAACTTGTACTTGGTCCTTTCCAGGGTCTTCCTGCCTGTATCCGTATCCCGTTTGGAAAAGGTGTCTGTGGGACAGCGGCCGAATCGAATAAATCCATTATCGTTCCGGATGTCAATGCATTCCCTGGCCATATTGCATGCGACGCGGCTTCTCAATCTGAAGTTGTCATTCCTATTTCAAAAGACGGAGTTTTACTAGGTGTCCTTGATATCGACAGTCCTGAACTGAACCGTTTTACAGCAGAAGATTTGATTGGGCTTGAACATTTTGTCGAAGTTCTCATTAAACATATTTAA